Proteins from a single region of Zonotrichia leucophrys gambelii isolate GWCS_2022_RI chromosome 17, RI_Zleu_2.0, whole genome shotgun sequence:
- the GTF3C4 gene encoding general transcription factor 3C polypeptide 4 translates to MVIHRTAVPAPAAACMLKVGPKKEVAECKEKFASSVDPTVSQTFMLDRVFNPEGKSLPPMRGFKYSSWSPLGCDANGRCLLAALTMDNRLSIHANLNRLQWVQLVDLTELYGERLLEAGYRLCKADTPCGELGDFPEFQRRHSMQAPVRMEWSGICTTQQVKHNNECRDVGSVLLAVLFENGNIAVWQFQLPFLGKESITSCNTIESGISSPSVLAWWEYEHNNRKMSGLIVGSAYGPVKIIPVNLKAVKGYFTLRQPVVLWQEMDQLPVHSIKCIPLYHPYQKCSCSLVVAARGPYVFWCLLLISKAGLNVHNSHVTGLHSLPIVSMTADKQNGTVYTCSSDGKVRQLIPIFTDVALKFEHQLIKLSEVFGCVRTHGIAVSPCGAYLAVITTEGMANGLHPVNKNYQVQFVTLKTFEEAAAQLLESSVQNLFRQVDLTDLVRWKILKDKHIPQFLQEALDKKIESCGSTYFWRFKLFLLRILYQSMQKTPSEVTWRPSHEDAKILISDSPGMGSTEDDQEEGTSKQASKQSLGDTGKGVDIDDTAEDSLHQSSDSGGREPMVEKLLEIQAQIEAVEMHLTREHMKRVLGEVYLHTWITENTSIPTRGVCDFLMSDDAYDDRTARVLIGHILKKMNKQTFPEHCSLCKEILPFTDRKQAVCSNGHIWLRCFLTYQSCQSLVYRRCLLHDSIARHPTPEDPEWIKRLLQGPCTFCDSPVF, encoded by the exons ATGGTCATCCACCGCACCGCCGtgcccgcgcccgccgccgcctgcATGCTCAAG gTGGGCCCAAAGAAGGAGGTGGCTGAGTGCAAGGAGAAATTCGCCAGCTCAGTGGATCCCACCGTCAGCCAGACCTTCATGCTGGACCGAGTGTTCAACCCCGAGGGGAAGTCCCTGCCGCCCATGCGCGGTTTCAAATACTCCAGCTGGTCCCCCCTGGGCTGTGACGCCAACGGGCGCtgcctgctggctgccctgACCATGGACAACCGCCTGAGCATCCACGCCAACCTCAACCGGCTGCAGTGGGTGCAGCTGGTGGATCTGACCGAGCTGTACGGGGAGCGCCTGTTGGAGGCTGGGTACAGACTCTGCAAGGCCGACACTCCCTGCGGGGAGCTGGGGGATTTCCCTGAGTTCCAGCGGAGGCACAGCATGCAGGCCCCCGTGCGCATGGAGTGGTCGGGCATCTGCACCACCCAGCAGGTGAAGCACAACAACGAGTGCCGGGACGTGGGCAGCGTGCTGCTGGCCGTGCTCTTTGAGAATGGCAACATTGCTGTGTGGCAGTTCCAGCTGCCCTTCCTGGGGAAGGAATCCATCACTTCCTGCAACACCATCGAGTCGGGAATAAGCTCCCCCAGCGTGCTGGCGTGGTGGGAGTACGAGCACAACAACCGCAAGATGAGCGGGCTGATCGTGGGCAGCGCCTACGGCCCGGTGAAGATCATCCCCGTCAACCTCAAGGCGGTCAAAGGCTACTTCACACTGAGACAGCCCGTGGTGCTGTGGCAGGAGATGGACCAGCTGCCCGTGCACAGCATCAAATGCATCCCTCTCTACCACCCCTAccagaaatgcagctgcagcctggtggTGGCTGCCAGAGGCCCTTACGTGTTCTGGTGCCTGCTGCTGATATCCAAAGCGGGGCTGAACGTGCACAACTCCCACGTGACGGGGCTGCACTCCTTGCCCATTGTCTCCATGACTGCAGACAAGCAGAACGGCACGGTGTACACCTGCTCCAGCGATGGCAAGGTCAGGCAGCTCATCCCCATATTCACAGACGTTGCTTTAAAGTTTGAGCACCAGCTGATAAAGCTCTCGGAGGTGTttggctgtgtcaggactcaCGGGATTGCTGTCAGCCCCTGTGGGGCGTACCTGGCAGTCATCACCACTGAGGGCATGGCCAACGGGCTGCACCCTGTCAACAAAAACTACCAGGTTCAGTTTGTCACCCTCAAGACTTTTGAGgaggcagctgcacagctcttgGAATCTTCTGTTCAGAATCTTTTCAGGCAAGTGGACTTGACGGATCTCGTACGCTGGAAAATCTTGAAGGATAAGCACATTCCTCAGTTCTTACAGGAGGCACTGGATAAAAAGATAGAGAGCTGTGGTTCCACTTATTTCTGGAGGTTTAAGTTGTTTCTCTTGAGGATTTTGTACCAGTCGATGCAGAAAACCCCCTCAGAGGTCACGTGGAGACCTTCACACGAGGATGCCAAAATCTTGATATCAGATTCCCCTGGGATGGGCAGCACTGAAGATGATCAGGAGGAAGGAACCTCAAAACAAGCCAgcaagcagagcctgggggaCACAGGCAAAGGTGTGGACATTGATGACACTGCAGAGGATTCTCTCCATCAGTCAAGTGACTCTGGAGGCCGTGAGCCAATGGTAGAAAAGCTTCTTGAAATACAGGCACAGATTGAGGCTGTAGAAATGCACTTGACACGAGAGCACATGAAACGGGTGTTGGGAGAAGTTTACCTGCACACGTGGATTACAGAGAACACCAGCATTCCCACCAGGGGAGTCTGTGACTTCCTCATGTCTGATGATGCCTATGATGACAGAACAGCACGA GTGCTGATTGGGCACATCCTGAAGAAGATGAACAAGCAGACCTtccctgagcactgcagctTGTGCAAGGAGATCCTGCCCTTCACCGACCGCAAGCAGGCCGTGTGCTCCAACGGCCACATCTGGCTCAG GTGCTTTCTAACCTACCAGTCCTGCCAGAGTTTGGTGTACAGGAGGTGTTTGCTTCACGACAGCATTGCACGGCACCCAACCCCAGAAG ATCCTGAATGGATCAAGAGGTTATTGCAGGGACCTTGCACCTTCTGTGATTCTCCTGTGTTCTAG